From Penaeus vannamei isolate JL-2024 chromosome 37, ASM4276789v1, whole genome shotgun sequence, one genomic window encodes:
- the mbt gene encoding serine/threonine-protein kinase PAK mbt isoform X2, which translates to MFKKKSKKVQISAPSNFEHRVHTGFDHHEQKYVGLPPQWQGIVSNALDKGRPMPLVDPSQITPMDMLDMKGPPDTSRGHDSSSRLSRGFATLNLADPSKNPQTTMRGDRGNSNNSNNNNNNSSSSSSNLPKTSSVARSNSLRSSSPPRLRRPEQWGGYNLPPTLHEGEVLDGPPHNWPPHAQYPGHPQHPQGQHMPHPNHPGHYQGHPPGHPQGHPGHPGHPQGPPGHLSHHPISPTQPPKGSPGYPPHLRPQQGHGPPHSGQHGPPHGGPPHGPPHGPHGHPVNGEERWDPRDPRAPHHPDMRREGWGMGRPDMGIRTPSGPSSAGSAGSSGQHGPTPPPPHHQSLHNGHPPHPQGGRPPAQLPPEAGGPPGHPNGPHYPPHAHPGQHPPHHPHSGPYPHPNQHPHQPNHHPGQHPHQSPPAQRPYHRGPQPLPPPHQSPHGAPPHHSSQSHLHQLHLQQQQQQSQHQQQQQQQQQHQQQHPPQQQHEQHQQQQLPPPPPPHGVQKLQQQPHQVPPHGQMYAKPPAPAPEQISPPNKGSPNVQQDHNGNRFDPQTTTQAPPQVKLRDRKASGDGKEGGSAGSGSAQVNNNTTTQPGKSPPGFSSQGNSVQHHQSNKPHDQQRLSHEQFRAALQMVVSPGDPRYNLDNFIKIGEGSTGIVCIASERETGNQVAVKKMDLRKQQRRELLFNEVVIMRDYHHPNIVEMYDSFLVEDELWVVMEFLEGGALTDIVTHARMDEEQIATVCRQCLKALAYLHSQGVIHRDIKSDSILLASDGRVKLSDFGFCAQVSQELPKRKSLVGTPYWMAPEVISRLPYGPEVDIWSLGIMVIEMVDGEPPFFNEPPLQAMRRIRDMPPPKLKNSHKISPRLQGFLEKMLVRDPGQRATAFELLQHPFLRQAGPPSLLVPLMRSFRHSPC; encoded by the exons ATGttcaagaaaaagagtaaaaaagtgcAGATATCTGCGCCAAGTAACTTTGAGCACCGCGTCCACACAGGTTTTGATCACCATGAACAAAA ATATGTTGGGCTGCCTCCTCAGTGGCAGGGAATTGTATCAAATGCACTCGATAAAGGGAGACCCATGCCGCTGGTTGATCCATCACAGATCACCCCAATGGATATGCTCGACATGAAG GGGCCTCCAGACACCTCAAGAGGGCATGACTCTTCAAGCAGATTAAGCCGTGGTTTTGCTACCCTTAACCTGGCTGATCCAAGTAAAAATCCACAG ACCACCATGAGAGGAGATCgaggcaacagcaacaacagtaacaacaacaataataatagcagcagtagctcATCGAACCTCCCCAAGACCTCAAGTGTCGCAAGATCCAACTCCCTCCGCTCTTCCAGTCCCCCAAGACTACGGCGGCCAGAGCAATGGGGCGGCTACAATCTCCCCCCAACTCTACATGAGGGGGAGGTTCTGGATGGACCACCCCACAACTGGCCCCCACATGCCCAATACCCAGGGCATCCCCAGCACCCTCAGGGCCAGCATATGCCTCATCCAAACCACCCAGGGCATTACCAAGGGCACCCACCAGGCCACCCGCAAGGTCACCCAGGTCACCCGGGTCACCCACAAGGGCCTCCAGGTCACCTCTCTCACCACCCCATAAGCCCTACGCAGCCTCCCAAGGGTTCACCTGGCTATCCTCCCCACCTGCGCCCACAGCAGGGCCACGGTCCTCCCCACTCAGGTCAGCATGGTCCCCCTCATGGTGGCCCGCCTCATGGGCCGCCCCATGGCCCACACGGCCACCCagtgaatggagaggagagatgggatcCCCGTGATCCAAGAGCTCCACACCATCCAGACATGCGCAGGGAAGGGTGGGGTATGGGACGCCCCGACATGGGTATCAGAACTCCCTCCGGCCCCTCTTCAGCTGGCTCGGCTGGTAGTAGTGGCCAGCATGGgccaaccccacctcctccccatcaccagAGTCTTCATAATGGACACCCACCTCATCCTCAG GGTGGACGTCCCCCTGCGCAGCTACCGCCAGAAGCAGGAGGGCCACCTGGCCATCCAAATGGACCCCATTATCCCCCCCATGCTCACCCTGGCCaacaccctccccaccacccccactcaggcccctacccacaccccaaccAGCACCCACACCAGCCCAACCACCACCCAGGCCAGCATCCCCACCAGTCGCCACCTGCACAGCGGCCGTACCACCGTGGACCTCAACCGCTGCCACCCCCTCACCAGTCTCCTCACGGTGCTCCTCCTCACCACAGCTCTCAGAGCCACCTTCATCAGTTACATcttcagcagcaacagcaacagtcccagcaccaacaacagcaacagcagcaacaacagcatcaacagcagcatccaCCACAGCAGCAACAtgagcagcatcaacagcagcagttacccccaccacctccaccacatggGGTGCAAAAATTGCAGCAGCAGCCGCATCAGGTCCCACCCCATGGCCAGATGTATGCTAAG CCACCAGCTCCAGCACCAGAACAGATTTCTCCCCCCAACAAGGGATCCCCCAATGTACAACAAGATCACAATGGAAACCGATTTGACCCTCAAACAACCACGCAAGCTCCGCCACAGGTAAAGTTACGAGATCGCAAAGCCAGCGGTGATGGCAAAGAAGGGGGAAGTGCAGGAAGTGGCAGTGCCCAAgtcaacaacaacacaaccacgCAACCTGGGAAGTCTCCGCCAGGATTCTCCAGCCAAGGGAACTCAGTTCAGCATCACCAGTCAAACAAACCACATGATCAGCAGAGATTATCACATGAGCAG ttCCGAGCAGCTCTTCAGATGGTTGTAAGCCCAGGAGATCCCAGATACAACTTGGATAATTTCATTAAGATTGGTGAAGGATCAACAGGCATTGTTTGCATAGCCAGTGAAAGAGAAACTGGCAATCAG gtTGCAGTGAAGAAGATGGATCTGCGGAAGCAGCAGCGTCGAGAACTGCTTTTCAACGAGGTGGTCATCATGAGGGACTACCACCACCCAAACATTGTCGAAATGTATGATTCCTTCTTAGTGGAGGATGAACTCTGGGTGGTGATGGAGTTCCTTGAAGGGGGAGCACTTACAGACATAGTCACTCATGCGAGAATGGATGAGGAACAGATTGCAACG gtTTGCAGACAGTGCCTGAAAGCATTGGCTTACCTTCATTCACAAGGAGTCATCCACCGTGACATAAAAAGTGACTCAATTTTGCTTGCAAGTGATGGCAGA GTGAAACTCTCAGACTTCGGCTTCTGTGCTCAAGTGTCCCAGGAGCTGCCAAAGCGTAAATCTTTAGTGGGCACACCATATTGGATGGCACCAGAGGTTATATCGCGGCTACCCTATGGCCCAGAAGTAGACATCTGGTCCCTTGGCATCATGGTGATTGAGATGGTCGATGGCGAGCCTCCATTCTTCAACGAGCCACCTTTGCAGGCAATGAGACGTATACGGGACATGCCTCCACCCAAACTAAAGAACTCTCATAAG ATATCACCACGGTTGCAAGGATTCCTGGAAAAGATGCTGGTTCGTGATCCTGGTCAGAGAGCCACTGCATTTGAGCTCCTCCAACACCCATTCCTTCGTCAGGctggtcctccctccctccttgtgccACTGATGAGGTCGTTCAGACATTCTCCTTGTTGA
- the mbt gene encoding serine/threonine-protein kinase PAK mbt isoform X1, translated as MFKKKSKKVQISAPSNFEHRVHTGFDHHEQKYVGLPPQWQGIVSNALDKGRPMPLVDPSQITPMDMLDMKGPPDTSRGHDSSSRLSRGFATLNLADPSKNPQQTTMRGDRGNSNNSNNNNNNSSSSSSNLPKTSSVARSNSLRSSSPPRLRRPEQWGGYNLPPTLHEGEVLDGPPHNWPPHAQYPGHPQHPQGQHMPHPNHPGHYQGHPPGHPQGHPGHPGHPQGPPGHLSHHPISPTQPPKGSPGYPPHLRPQQGHGPPHSGQHGPPHGGPPHGPPHGPHGHPVNGEERWDPRDPRAPHHPDMRREGWGMGRPDMGIRTPSGPSSAGSAGSSGQHGPTPPPPHHQSLHNGHPPHPQGGRPPAQLPPEAGGPPGHPNGPHYPPHAHPGQHPPHHPHSGPYPHPNQHPHQPNHHPGQHPHQSPPAQRPYHRGPQPLPPPHQSPHGAPPHHSSQSHLHQLHLQQQQQQSQHQQQQQQQQQHQQQHPPQQQHEQHQQQQLPPPPPPHGVQKLQQQPHQVPPHGQMYAKPPAPAPEQISPPNKGSPNVQQDHNGNRFDPQTTTQAPPQVKLRDRKASGDGKEGGSAGSGSAQVNNNTTTQPGKSPPGFSSQGNSVQHHQSNKPHDQQRLSHEQFRAALQMVVSPGDPRYNLDNFIKIGEGSTGIVCIASERETGNQVAVKKMDLRKQQRRELLFNEVVIMRDYHHPNIVEMYDSFLVEDELWVVMEFLEGGALTDIVTHARMDEEQIATVCRQCLKALAYLHSQGVIHRDIKSDSILLASDGRVKLSDFGFCAQVSQELPKRKSLVGTPYWMAPEVISRLPYGPEVDIWSLGIMVIEMVDGEPPFFNEPPLQAMRRIRDMPPPKLKNSHKISPRLQGFLEKMLVRDPGQRATAFELLQHPFLRQAGPPSLLVPLMRSFRHSPC; from the exons ATGttcaagaaaaagagtaaaaaagtgcAGATATCTGCGCCAAGTAACTTTGAGCACCGCGTCCACACAGGTTTTGATCACCATGAACAAAA ATATGTTGGGCTGCCTCCTCAGTGGCAGGGAATTGTATCAAATGCACTCGATAAAGGGAGACCCATGCCGCTGGTTGATCCATCACAGATCACCCCAATGGATATGCTCGACATGAAG GGGCCTCCAGACACCTCAAGAGGGCATGACTCTTCAAGCAGATTAAGCCGTGGTTTTGCTACCCTTAACCTGGCTGATCCAAGTAAAAATCCACAG CAGACCACCATGAGAGGAGATCgaggcaacagcaacaacagtaacaacaacaataataatagcagcagtagctcATCGAACCTCCCCAAGACCTCAAGTGTCGCAAGATCCAACTCCCTCCGCTCTTCCAGTCCCCCAAGACTACGGCGGCCAGAGCAATGGGGCGGCTACAATCTCCCCCCAACTCTACATGAGGGGGAGGTTCTGGATGGACCACCCCACAACTGGCCCCCACATGCCCAATACCCAGGGCATCCCCAGCACCCTCAGGGCCAGCATATGCCTCATCCAAACCACCCAGGGCATTACCAAGGGCACCCACCAGGCCACCCGCAAGGTCACCCAGGTCACCCGGGTCACCCACAAGGGCCTCCAGGTCACCTCTCTCACCACCCCATAAGCCCTACGCAGCCTCCCAAGGGTTCACCTGGCTATCCTCCCCACCTGCGCCCACAGCAGGGCCACGGTCCTCCCCACTCAGGTCAGCATGGTCCCCCTCATGGTGGCCCGCCTCATGGGCCGCCCCATGGCCCACACGGCCACCCagtgaatggagaggagagatgggatcCCCGTGATCCAAGAGCTCCACACCATCCAGACATGCGCAGGGAAGGGTGGGGTATGGGACGCCCCGACATGGGTATCAGAACTCCCTCCGGCCCCTCTTCAGCTGGCTCGGCTGGTAGTAGTGGCCAGCATGGgccaaccccacctcctccccatcaccagAGTCTTCATAATGGACACCCACCTCATCCTCAG GGTGGACGTCCCCCTGCGCAGCTACCGCCAGAAGCAGGAGGGCCACCTGGCCATCCAAATGGACCCCATTATCCCCCCCATGCTCACCCTGGCCaacaccctccccaccacccccactcaggcccctacccacaccccaaccAGCACCCACACCAGCCCAACCACCACCCAGGCCAGCATCCCCACCAGTCGCCACCTGCACAGCGGCCGTACCACCGTGGACCTCAACCGCTGCCACCCCCTCACCAGTCTCCTCACGGTGCTCCTCCTCACCACAGCTCTCAGAGCCACCTTCATCAGTTACATcttcagcagcaacagcaacagtcccagcaccaacaacagcaacagcagcaacaacagcatcaacagcagcatccaCCACAGCAGCAACAtgagcagcatcaacagcagcagttacccccaccacctccaccacatggGGTGCAAAAATTGCAGCAGCAGCCGCATCAGGTCCCACCCCATGGCCAGATGTATGCTAAG CCACCAGCTCCAGCACCAGAACAGATTTCTCCCCCCAACAAGGGATCCCCCAATGTACAACAAGATCACAATGGAAACCGATTTGACCCTCAAACAACCACGCAAGCTCCGCCACAGGTAAAGTTACGAGATCGCAAAGCCAGCGGTGATGGCAAAGAAGGGGGAAGTGCAGGAAGTGGCAGTGCCCAAgtcaacaacaacacaaccacgCAACCTGGGAAGTCTCCGCCAGGATTCTCCAGCCAAGGGAACTCAGTTCAGCATCACCAGTCAAACAAACCACATGATCAGCAGAGATTATCACATGAGCAG ttCCGAGCAGCTCTTCAGATGGTTGTAAGCCCAGGAGATCCCAGATACAACTTGGATAATTTCATTAAGATTGGTGAAGGATCAACAGGCATTGTTTGCATAGCCAGTGAAAGAGAAACTGGCAATCAG gtTGCAGTGAAGAAGATGGATCTGCGGAAGCAGCAGCGTCGAGAACTGCTTTTCAACGAGGTGGTCATCATGAGGGACTACCACCACCCAAACATTGTCGAAATGTATGATTCCTTCTTAGTGGAGGATGAACTCTGGGTGGTGATGGAGTTCCTTGAAGGGGGAGCACTTACAGACATAGTCACTCATGCGAGAATGGATGAGGAACAGATTGCAACG gtTTGCAGACAGTGCCTGAAAGCATTGGCTTACCTTCATTCACAAGGAGTCATCCACCGTGACATAAAAAGTGACTCAATTTTGCTTGCAAGTGATGGCAGA GTGAAACTCTCAGACTTCGGCTTCTGTGCTCAAGTGTCCCAGGAGCTGCCAAAGCGTAAATCTTTAGTGGGCACACCATATTGGATGGCACCAGAGGTTATATCGCGGCTACCCTATGGCCCAGAAGTAGACATCTGGTCCCTTGGCATCATGGTGATTGAGATGGTCGATGGCGAGCCTCCATTCTTCAACGAGCCACCTTTGCAGGCAATGAGACGTATACGGGACATGCCTCCACCCAAACTAAAGAACTCTCATAAG ATATCACCACGGTTGCAAGGATTCCTGGAAAAGATGCTGGTTCGTGATCCTGGTCAGAGAGCCACTGCATTTGAGCTCCTCCAACACCCATTCCTTCGTCAGGctggtcctccctccctccttgtgccACTGATGAGGTCGTTCAGACATTCTCCTTGTTGA